One stretch of Lucilia cuprina isolate Lc7/37 chromosome 6, ASM2204524v1, whole genome shotgun sequence DNA includes these proteins:
- the LOC124420912 gene encoding male accessory gland serine protease inhibitor-like, with amino-acid sequence MKYFKELTFLLVIFMAQAMAQWQRCVGSPWLATCSPHGSWGRGGRGCRSRVLWWYDRHLRSCRQMWYLGCGGNSNRWCSQQECLQRCRR; translated from the exons ATGAAGTATTTCAAAGAATTAACATTTTTGCTTGTCATATTTATGGCCCAAGCCATGGCTCAATGGCAACGTTGCGTGGGATCGCCTT GGTTGGCTACTTGTTCTCCCCATGGCAGTTGGGGTAGAGGTGGTCGTGGCTGTCGTTCTCGTGTTTTGTGGTGGTATGATCGTCATCTAAGATCCTGTCGTCAAATGTGGTATTTAGGCTGTGGTGGCAATTCAAATCGTTGGTGCTCCCAACAAGAATGTTTGCAGAGATGTCGtcgataa
- the LOC124420973 gene encoding kunitz-type serine protease inhibitor PILP-3-like, with protein sequence MKYFQEITFLLVALVTQAMAQWQGCTSRPWIASCNQPPNWGHRGGGCMPRVLWWYDRNLRSCRQMWYRGCGGNANRWCSRSQCEQICRR encoded by the exons atgaaatattttcaagaaataacatttttacttGTCGCACTCGTGACCCAAGCAATGGCTCAGTGGCAAGGCTGTACATCACGTCCTT GGATTGCATCTTGCAATCAACCTCCTAATTGGGGTCATAGAGGTGGTGGCTGTATGCCTCGCGTCTTATGGTGGTATGATCGTAATCTTAGAAGTTGTCGTCAAATGTGGTATAGAGGCTGTGGTGGCAACGCTAATCGTTGGTGCAGTCGTTCACAATGTGAACAGATATGTCGTCGTTAG
- the LOC111679392 gene encoding membrane-bound alkaline phosphatase-like: MFFNILWAVLAGIALVTSTQGHAIFEEDFHNVYKLSGCNSNRAYLEDIGNDKYVPEAEKNPEFWRNLARKELEENLRKQKLNMNKAKNVIFFLGDGMSLSTVAAARMLKGQKKGNTGEEEVLSFEKFPYTGLSKTYCTDSQVADSACTATAYLCGVKGNIVTIGVNAKVKYNNCSASMDPKNHVSSIAAWAQKAGKSTGFITTTTLTHASPSGSYAHVANRMYESDTDVRSFGQDPSECMDMATQLVTQEPGRNFNVIMGGGMSKFLPNTIRDSHGNLGIREDGKNLLSLWQGMHPTGVIVTDREQLLNLNTSRVSHIMGIFQSKYMDYHLMADPVKQPTLAEMTEKALKLLQHNDQGYFIFIEGGLIDVAHHETKAAISLDETLEFEKAIQLAREMTNPEETLIVVSSDHAHPLTISGYPARGTDILGLNQDDRDANGLKYLTLNYPIGPKQYLDNNGNRLDMEKISRDFNFEYPGYVSTKDGRHSGDDVGIFASGPFDHLFTGVIEQSTIPHLMAYAACIGDGPTMCDDNQ; encoded by the exons ATGTTCTTTAACATACTATGGGCTGTACTTGCTGGCATCGCACTTGTTACGAGCACTCAAGGACATGCCATTTTTGAGGAGGATTTTCATAATGTTTACAAGTTGAGTGGTTGCAATAGTAATCGTGCTTATCTCGAAGATATAGGCAATGATAAATATGTACCTGAAGCTGAAAAAAATCCAGAATTTTGGAGAAATTTAGCACGTAAGGAATTGGAGGAGAatttacgaaaacaaaaattaaatatgaataaagCCAAGAATGTTATATTCTTTTTGGGTGATGGCATGTCTTTGAGTACAGTAGCGGCTGCTAGAATGCTTAAGGGACAAAAGAAGGGAAATACCGGCGAAGAGGAGGTGTTAAGTTTTGAAAAGTTTCCTTATACCGGCTTAAGTAAG ACCTATTGTACCGATTCTCAAGTGGCTGATTCTGCCTGCACAGCCACCGCCTATTTGTGTGGTGTTAAAGGCAACATTGTGACCATAGGAGTCAATGCTAAGGTCAAATATAATAACTGCAGTGCCAGTATGGATCCCAAAAATCATGTCTCCTCTATAGCCGCCTGGGCTCAAAAGGCTGGCAAATCGACTGGTTTTATTACCACTACCACATTAACACATGCTAGTCCTAGTGGTTCATATGCCCATGTTGCCAATCGTATGTATGAAAGTGATACTGATGTACGTTCATTTGGTCAAGATCCTTCTGAATGCATGGACATGGCAACACAGTTGGTTACACAAGAGCCCGGACGTAATTTCAATGTTATAATGGGTGGTGGCATGTCAAAATTTTTACCCAATACCATACGTGACAGTCATGGCAATTTAGGCATAAGAGAGGATGGTAAAAATCTACTCTCTTTATGGCAGGGAATGCATCCCACAGGTGTTATAGTAACTGATCGTGAACAACTGTTAAATTTAAACACCTCGAGAGTGTCCCATATAATGGGTATTTTCCAATCGAAATATATGGATTATCATTTAATGGCCGATCCGGTTAAACAACCAACATTGGCTGAAATGACCGAAAAAGCCTTAAAGTTACTGCAACATAATGATCAGGGATATTTTATCTTTATTGAGGGTGGTTTGATAGATGTAGCTCATCACGAAACTAAAGCCGCCATTTCTTTAGATGAAACTTTGGAATTTGAGAAAGCCATACAATTAGCTAGAGAAATGACTAATCCTGAGGAAACTCTTATAGTAGTGTCATCGGATCATGCTCATCCCTTAACAATATCTGGTTATCCTGCTAGAGGCACCGATATCTTGGGTCTCAATCAAGACGATAGAGATGCAAATggtttgaaatatttaacattaaactaTCCCATTGGACCTAAGCAATATTTAGACAATAACGGCAATCGTTTGGATATGGAGAAGATAAGCAGAGACTTTA ACTTTGAATATCCCGGTTATGTATCAACCAAAGATGGACGTCATTCGGGTGATGATGTGGGCATCTTTGCCTCGGGACCTTTTGATCATTTATTTACTGGTGTCATTGAACAGAGTACTATACCACATTTAATGGCTTATGCTGCTTGTATTGGTGACGGTCCTACCATGTGTGATGATAATCAGTAA